One genomic segment of Syngnathus typhle isolate RoL2023-S1 ecotype Sweden linkage group LG8, RoL_Styp_1.0, whole genome shotgun sequence includes these proteins:
- the ubac2 gene encoding ubiquitin-associated domain-containing protein 2 isoform X2, whose translation MFTTTGSRGLYKAPLSKGLLLVLSGLTVMLLLLPQYQHMFEYNLQAVNQQQQVWRLLCGRLVCLDVKDSFCSAMLIYNFRIFERRFGSRKFASFLLGTWFVSALLDLLLAQAFSFLFDYEVEELPAGLLAPVFALFVPFYWSIPKVPITQVLGLVSITNKTLVYIVGLQLLTSSPVMWVLALNGLISGGLYHSNVLWLQKFLFVPAWLCAVARYLLEPLFSSSQPTSEAPLGMGATLDIQRQQRMDQLDQELLLAQFNEARANSRHQAQTGLLPWSRLFPSLRRRREAPPQAQTQPSAPPLPPSDNAVAEEQVARLVEMGFSRPDALAALRASNNDINIATNFLLQH comes from the exons ATGTTTACCACCACCGGTTCCCGGGGCCTGT ACAAGGCTCCTCTGTCCAAAGGTCTCCTGTTAGTTCTGAGCGGGTTGACGGTGATGCTCCTCCTGCTCCCGCAGTACCAGCACATGTTTGAGTACAACCTGCAGGCTGTCAACCAGCAACAGCAG GTGTGGCGCTTGCTGTGCGGCAGGCTAGTATGTCTGGACGTGAAAGACTCCTTCTGCAGTGCCATGCTCATCTACAACTTCCGAATCTTTGAGAGGAGGTTTGGCTCCAGGAAGTTTGCC TCCTTCTTGTTGGGCACCTGGTTTGTCTCTGCACTGCTGGACTTGCTGTTGGCTCAGGCGTTCTCCTTCCTTTTTGACTACGAGGTGGAGGAGTTGCCTGCGGGGCT GCTGGCCCCGGTCTTTGCCCTCTTTGTGCCTTTCTATTGGTCCATTCCCAAGGTGCCCATCACCCAGGTGCTGGGCCTCGTCAGCATCACCAACAAAACCTTGGTCTACATCGTCGGACTGCAG CTGTTGACGTCCAGTCCCGTCATGTGGGTCCTGGCACTCAATGGCCTG ATCTCGGGTGGTTTGTACCACTCCAACGTGCTCTGGCTCCAGAAATTTCTCTTTGTGCCTGCCTGGCTGTGTGCCGTCGCACGCTACCTTCTGGAGCCGCTCTTCTCCA GTTCTCAACCAACCAGCGAGGCGCCTCTGGGGATGGGCGCCACGCTGGACATCCAGAGGCAACAGCGGATGGACCAACTGGATCAAGAGCTGCTACTGGCCCAGTTCAACGAGGCCCGCGCGAACTCCAGACACCAAGCACAA ACTGGCTTGCTCCCGTGGAGCAGGTTGTTCCCCTCCCTGAGACGCAGAAGAGAAGCGCCGCCGCAGGCTCAGACGCAGCCCAGCGCGCCACCGCTGCCACCATCCGACAACGCTGTCGCAGAGGAGCAG GTCGCCAGGTTGGTGGAGATGGGCTTCTCCCGGCCGGATGCCCTCGCGGCCCTCCGAGCGTCCAACAACGACATCAACATAGCCACCAACTTCCTCCTGCAGCACTGA
- the ubac2 gene encoding ubiquitin-associated domain-containing protein 2 isoform X1, translating to MFTTTGSRGLYKAPLSKGLLLVLSGLTVMLLLLPQYQHMFEYNLQAVNQQQQVWRLLCGRLVCLDVKDSFCSAMLIYNFRIFERRFGSRKFASFLLGTWFVSALLDLLLAQAFSFLFDYEVEELPAGLLAPVFALFVPFYWSIPKVPITQVLGLVSITNKTLVYIVGLQLLTSSPVMWVLALNGLISGGLYHSNVLWLQKFLFVPAWLCAVARYLLEPLFSSSQPTSEAPLGMGATLDIQRQQRMDQLDQELLLAQFNEARANSRHQAQQTGLLPWSRLFPSLRRRREAPPQAQTQPSAPPLPPSDNAVAEEQVARLVEMGFSRPDALAALRASNNDINIATNFLLQH from the exons ATGTTTACCACCACCGGTTCCCGGGGCCTGT ACAAGGCTCCTCTGTCCAAAGGTCTCCTGTTAGTTCTGAGCGGGTTGACGGTGATGCTCCTCCTGCTCCCGCAGTACCAGCACATGTTTGAGTACAACCTGCAGGCTGTCAACCAGCAACAGCAG GTGTGGCGCTTGCTGTGCGGCAGGCTAGTATGTCTGGACGTGAAAGACTCCTTCTGCAGTGCCATGCTCATCTACAACTTCCGAATCTTTGAGAGGAGGTTTGGCTCCAGGAAGTTTGCC TCCTTCTTGTTGGGCACCTGGTTTGTCTCTGCACTGCTGGACTTGCTGTTGGCTCAGGCGTTCTCCTTCCTTTTTGACTACGAGGTGGAGGAGTTGCCTGCGGGGCT GCTGGCCCCGGTCTTTGCCCTCTTTGTGCCTTTCTATTGGTCCATTCCCAAGGTGCCCATCACCCAGGTGCTGGGCCTCGTCAGCATCACCAACAAAACCTTGGTCTACATCGTCGGACTGCAG CTGTTGACGTCCAGTCCCGTCATGTGGGTCCTGGCACTCAATGGCCTG ATCTCGGGTGGTTTGTACCACTCCAACGTGCTCTGGCTCCAGAAATTTCTCTTTGTGCCTGCCTGGCTGTGTGCCGTCGCACGCTACCTTCTGGAGCCGCTCTTCTCCA GTTCTCAACCAACCAGCGAGGCGCCTCTGGGGATGGGCGCCACGCTGGACATCCAGAGGCAACAGCGGATGGACCAACTGGATCAAGAGCTGCTACTGGCCCAGTTCAACGAGGCCCGCGCGAACTCCAGACACCAAGCACAA CAGACTGGCTTGCTCCCGTGGAGCAGGTTGTTCCCCTCCCTGAGACGCAGAAGAGAAGCGCCGCCGCAGGCTCAGACGCAGCCCAGCGCGCCACCGCTGCCACCATCCGACAACGCTGTCGCAGAGGAGCAG GTCGCCAGGTTGGTGGAGATGGGCTTCTCCCGGCCGGATGCCCTCGCGGCCCTCCGAGCGTCCAACAACGACATCAACATAGCCACCAACTTCCTCCTGCAGCACTGA